A stretch of the Duncaniella dubosii genome encodes the following:
- a CDS encoding OmpA family protein yields the protein MKKFLLASLFAAFAFGVPAECEAKDISKDPYRGYDETVYMDMELEDNLKAPTVSKNEHNAVKSYMTRLGKDLAKKNYIVDLMRDDEVVLVTIPSDDIFLPNDTLLSPAAPAKLAPIISLLSDPYMFKVGYAVHTDNTGSPTYNMRLSHQRNNSIYDWLLEKISEDQIVIPYEYGDTDPLGPNDSREGRKENRRVEIFLIPGPKLISSAQKGMLK from the coding sequence ATGAAAAAATTTCTATTGGCCTCTCTTTTTGCCGCCTTCGCATTCGGCGTACCAGCCGAATGCGAAGCAAAAGACATAAGCAAAGATCCCTATAGAGGATACGACGAGACCGTCTATATGGACATGGAGCTGGAGGACAACCTAAAGGCACCAACGGTCAGTAAGAACGAACACAATGCGGTCAAATCATACATGACACGTCTTGGAAAAGACCTTGCGAAAAAAAACTATATCGTGGATTTGATGAGAGATGACGAAGTTGTTCTCGTCACAATCCCGTCTGATGACATCTTTCTCCCAAACGACACGCTTCTTTCACCTGCCGCTCCGGCAAAACTCGCACCAATAATCTCACTCCTCTCTGACCCATACATGTTCAAAGTGGGCTATGCAGTCCATACAGACAATACAGGCTCTCCGACATATAATATGCGTCTTTCACACCAACGCAACAACTCCATCTACGATTGGTTGCTCGAAAAAATCAGCGAAGACCAGATTGTCATTCCTTACGAATATGGCGATACAGATCCTCTCGGACCAAACGACTCTCGCGAAGGCCGAAAAGAGAACAGGCGAGTCGAAATCTTCCTGATTCCCGGACCAAAGCTGATAAGTTCAGCTCAAAAAGGAATGCTGAAATAA
- the fabG gene encoding 3-oxoacyl-[acyl-carrier-protein] reductase, with the protein MKLLEGKVALITGAARGIGKSIAVKFAQEGADIAFTDLNRDENMEATEKELEALGVKAKGYASNAADFAQTEEVVGKIKEDFGHIDILVNNAGITKDGLMMRMSEAQWDAVIAVNLKSAFNFIHAVLPIMMRQRQGSIINMASVVGVHGNAGQSNYAASKAGLIALAKSIAQEVGSRGIRANAIAPGFIETAMTAALPDDVRKEWALKIPLRRAGQVEDIANVATFLASDMSSYISGQVIQVDGGMNM; encoded by the coding sequence ATGAAATTACTTGAAGGAAAAGTAGCGCTCATCACCGGAGCCGCCCGTGGTATCGGAAAGAGCATCGCTGTCAAGTTTGCACAGGAAGGTGCGGACATCGCATTTACAGACCTCAATCGTGATGAGAACATGGAAGCTACCGAGAAGGAACTCGAAGCCCTCGGTGTCAAAGCTAAAGGATATGCCTCAAACGCAGCTGACTTCGCCCAAACCGAAGAAGTCGTAGGAAAGATTAAAGAAGATTTCGGTCATATCGACATCCTCGTCAACAACGCAGGTATTACCAAAGACGGCCTTATGATGCGTATGTCTGAAGCACAATGGGATGCAGTAATCGCTGTTAACCTTAAGAGTGCTTTCAATTTCATCCATGCGGTTCTTCCGATTATGATGCGTCAGCGTCAAGGCTCAATCATTAACATGGCATCTGTTGTAGGTGTACACGGCAATGCCGGACAGTCAAACTACGCAGCGTCAAAGGCAGGTCTCATCGCACTTGCAAAAAGTATCGCACAGGAAGTCGGTTCACGTGGTATCCGCGCCAATGCAATCGCACCCGGATTCATCGAAACAGCTATGACCGCAGCCCTTCCTGACGATGTTCGCAAAGAATGGGCGCTCAAGATACCCCTGCGTCGCGCCGGTCAAGTGGAAGACATCGCAAATGTCGCTACATTCCTTGCATCCGATATGTCAAGCTACATCTCCGGCCAGGTTATTCAGGTCGACGGTGGCATGAACATGTGA
- the rimM gene encoding ribosome maturation factor RimM (Essential for efficient processing of 16S rRNA) — MIRLAEIAEAGHFNKPHGIKGEMSATLDFDLDLDNVKCIIVPVEGIFVPFFIRSWRPKTADTCLLTLDGINSDMKAQEFNNRTFYILRSDIPEDDNDDEPDDEDGFYASDLIGYRIYDRHLGDIGMISSINDATENVLFIISTDKGNDIFIPVADEYIEDIDHDSQKITTDLPSGLVDLNS, encoded by the coding sequence GTGATTAGACTCGCGGAAATAGCAGAAGCCGGACATTTCAACAAACCCCACGGAATAAAAGGAGAAATGTCGGCCACACTTGATTTCGACCTTGACTTAGATAATGTCAAATGTATCATAGTTCCGGTCGAAGGCATCTTTGTGCCTTTTTTCATACGCTCATGGCGTCCTAAGACGGCTGATACCTGTCTGCTTACTCTTGACGGAATCAATTCTGACATGAAGGCGCAGGAATTCAACAACAGAACTTTCTATATCCTGCGCTCTGATATACCGGAAGACGATAACGACGATGAGCCGGATGATGAAGATGGATTTTATGCTTCTGACCTTATTGGATACAGGATTTATGATCGCCATCTTGGTGACATAGGCATGATTTCAAGCATAAACGATGCGACCGAAAACGTGCTCTTTATCATTTCGACCGATAAAGGAAATGATATTTTTATTCCTGTAGCGGATGAATACATCGAAGATATCGACCATGACTCTCAGAAGATAACAACGGATCTCCCCTCCGGGCTCGTGGATCTCAACAGCTAA
- a CDS encoding efflux RND transporter periplasmic adaptor subunit, with protein MKKNITLAAIAAGILVTACGGHKEERAEQTEPTVDVAFPEIDSVTLSTTYPGELTAVSQVDVVGRVNGQLLSQHYNDGDFVKKGDVLFRIEDGKYRDAVQQANAALTTAISSRDYAQSHYEAVKKALLSDAVSKMEVNQAESNLHQAEASIKNAQAALESAQTNLSYCTIVAPISGIASAGSMNIGNYVNGEGAPVKMTTIYDTSTLTAHFAVGSENEAAITNAAMSSLKHIPLSFADSVGHKYYGDMSYVAPALETSTGTLDMRCHIKNTYNELRPGMFVKVDLPYKKVSDAILVKDASISTDQLGKYLYVVNDSDKIVYTPIKVGPLYRDSLRVVTSGINPKSRYVTKALLKVRNGMKVTPRLIK; from the coding sequence ATGAAGAAAAATATAACATTGGCTGCAATAGCAGCCGGAATACTTGTCACAGCCTGTGGCGGACATAAAGAAGAAAGGGCCGAACAAACAGAGCCAACAGTCGATGTGGCTTTCCCAGAAATAGACTCAGTCACACTAAGCACCACTTACCCGGGAGAATTGACAGCTGTCAGCCAAGTAGATGTCGTGGGGAGGGTAAACGGCCAGTTGCTTTCTCAACATTACAATGATGGCGATTTTGTAAAAAAAGGAGATGTGCTTTTCCGTATAGAGGACGGAAAATACCGAGATGCCGTACAACAGGCAAATGCTGCCCTGACAACTGCAATCAGTTCACGCGACTATGCACAGAGCCATTACGAAGCCGTCAAAAAAGCATTGTTGAGCGATGCAGTGTCAAAGATGGAGGTCAATCAGGCCGAAAGCAATCTCCATCAAGCTGAAGCAAGCATAAAAAATGCACAGGCAGCACTCGAATCAGCTCAGACCAATCTCAGTTATTGCACAATCGTCGCCCCTATTTCAGGAATAGCATCGGCCGGGTCAATGAATATCGGCAACTATGTTAATGGCGAGGGGGCACCTGTAAAAATGACAACTATATATGATACATCCACCCTTACCGCACATTTCGCTGTCGGTAGCGAGAATGAAGCGGCAATAACCAATGCAGCCATGTCTTCACTAAAGCATATACCTCTGAGCTTCGCTGATTCAGTAGGACATAAATATTATGGAGATATGAGCTATGTTGCCCCTGCCCTCGAAACCTCCACCGGAACACTCGATATGAGATGCCATATAAAGAATACATATAATGAATTACGTCCCGGCATGTTCGTTAAAGTTGATCTGCCATATAAAAAAGTATCTGATGCAATACTTGTCAAAGACGCATCAATCAGCACAGACCAGTTAGGGAAATATCTCTACGTTGTCAACGATTCAGATAAGATTGTCTACACCCCCATTAAAGTCGGGCCACTTTATCGTGATTCACTACGCGTCGTAACATCGGGTATCAATCCCAAATCAAGATATGTGACGAAAGCTCTACTGAAAGTCAGAAACGGGATGAAAGTCACCCCGCGCCTAATCAAATAG
- a CDS encoding DUF4290 domain-containing protein, whose amino-acid sequence MLTYNTQLKRLVLPEYGRNIHQMVDHCLTIEDRDERTRCAHSIIASMSKLFPKIREEEDYQRKLWDHLAIMSNFKLDIDYPTEPLMAEKFTSAPSKVPYTAGHIRYRHYGKDIELMINRAVSMEEGPERDEFVMLIANHMKKLLLSVTADGVDDSKIFKDLADYSHGILRLDPQTVRLHEFKIVAPPSNKKKKKR is encoded by the coding sequence ATGCTGACATATAACACCCAACTTAAAAGGCTCGTTCTTCCGGAATACGGACGTAACATCCACCAGATGGTAGACCATTGTCTGACCATCGAGGACAGAGACGAACGTACACGGTGTGCCCATTCAATCATCGCCAGCATGTCCAAGCTCTTCCCGAAAATACGCGAAGAAGAGGATTATCAGCGAAAACTTTGGGACCACCTTGCAATCATGAGCAATTTCAAACTTGACATCGACTATCCGACAGAACCTCTAATGGCCGAAAAATTCACCTCCGCGCCATCCAAAGTACCATATACCGCCGGACATATCAGGTATCGTCATTATGGAAAGGATATCGAGCTAATGATCAATCGGGCTGTCAGTATGGAAGAAGGACCTGAGCGCGATGAATTTGTCATGCTCATTGCCAACCACATGAAAAAACTGCTGCTCAGCGTCACCGCTGATGGCGTTGACGACAGCAAGATTTTCAAGGATTTGGCAGACTATTCACACGGGATACTGCGCCTCGACCCACAGACCGTCAGACTGCATGAATTCAAAATTGTAGCTCCTCCAAGCAATAAGAAGAAAAAGAAAAGATAA
- a CDS encoding efflux RND transporter permease subunit: MFSRFFIDRPIFATVLAIIMVLVGLMTVKSLPISQYPDITPPTVMVSASYPGADAATVAEVVGAPIEEQINGVEGMMYMSSNSSDGSYNLTVTFENGTDLDEATVKVQNRISLAEATLPTSVKEQGVSVMSESSNIILFIALEGDDSGRYDALYLTNYAQLNIIDELARIDGVGGAGAFGAGKYSMRIWLDPDKMRHYNLTPADVSAMIQSQNLEVSAGSVGTPPVNNSVEFEFTLTSEGQLKTAEEFSNIIIRTAENGGLLRLKDIAKVELGSQSYSGISHVSGKEAGLIGVQQLPGANALDVAKKVKAKMEELSEYFPAGVHYSVILDTTSFVTASIDEVLVTFVETTLIVMLVILIFLQSWRAVIIPMIAIPVSLIATFAVMKLLGFSLNTLTLFGLVLAIAIVVDDAIVVVEDCARLVQEGKLTPRQSAEKAMVELQGPVVGEVLVLLSVFIPTAFISGITGELYKQFALTIATSVAFSGFNALTFTPAMCALFLRKKEDPNPHFFLYKWFNKGYGIVIKGYTNQIGKLLHHPIVAIGIYFVICAIAFWGFIKLPSSYIPQEDMGYFMTSIQLPTGASLDRTDKIVTELSDKIKNIEEVKDVISISGQSMMGGGSGGNMGSLFVVLKPWNERRGKSHDVDAVIAKVNEIASTYQEPIVFSINPPAIPGLGMTSGMEMQILDINNLGAQALQQTIQSMKDAADKDNRLAQLTTQFQAGVPQYRINVDRDKAKLMGLTIENIYSTLAEFMGGSYVNDFVEFGRTYQVNMSGDSDARSTVEKIPNLTVRNTDGQMVPFSSFASIEPTMGQSTISRYNMYTSASITGTPASHVSSEDAIKAMEEILKDTVGDRFAYAWTGEAYQETQSGTTISFVLLFAIVITILVLAAQYESWTDPLAVVISMPTAILGTVIGCLFLSQSISIYTQIGIILLLGLSAKNAILIVEYARDFHKGGQDVRQAALDAGRIRFRPIMMTAFAFVFGVLPMLFATGAGAQSRIALGTAVVFGMAVNAIVGTLFVPGFWELLENFREKHLAKIFAGSTQSSATNATISAKPDKHD; this comes from the coding sequence ATGTTTTCAAGATTTTTTATAGACCGTCCCATATTCGCCACCGTCTTGGCTATTATCATGGTGCTTGTCGGTCTGATGACCGTCAAAAGTCTTCCCATATCACAGTATCCGGACATCACTCCTCCAACAGTCATGGTGTCGGCATCTTATCCGGGCGCAGATGCAGCCACAGTAGCCGAAGTAGTCGGAGCTCCGATTGAAGAACAGATCAACGGTGTAGAAGGAATGATGTATATGAGTTCAAATTCAAGCGACGGGTCATATAACCTCACCGTAACGTTCGAGAATGGAACCGATCTTGATGAAGCGACTGTGAAGGTGCAGAACCGCATCTCTTTAGCCGAAGCGACTTTGCCGACATCCGTGAAAGAGCAAGGGGTATCGGTCATGTCGGAGTCATCAAACATCATATTGTTCATCGCGCTCGAAGGAGATGACAGTGGCCGTTATGACGCCCTATATCTAACTAATTACGCCCAACTCAACATAATTGATGAACTGGCTCGAATCGACGGAGTCGGAGGTGCAGGCGCATTCGGTGCAGGAAAATATAGCATGCGCATATGGCTCGATCCTGATAAGATGAGACATTACAATCTGACTCCTGCAGATGTCAGTGCGATGATTCAATCACAGAATCTGGAGGTATCTGCAGGAAGTGTCGGAACGCCTCCTGTTAACAATAGTGTCGAATTTGAATTCACTCTTACTTCTGAGGGACAACTTAAGACAGCCGAAGAATTCTCTAATATCATCATCCGTACAGCCGAGAACGGAGGCTTACTCCGTTTGAAGGACATTGCCAAAGTCGAACTTGGCAGCCAAAGCTATTCAGGCATATCACATGTGTCAGGGAAAGAAGCTGGGCTTATAGGCGTACAACAATTACCCGGAGCGAATGCGCTTGATGTCGCAAAAAAAGTCAAAGCCAAGATGGAAGAGCTTTCGGAGTATTTTCCCGCCGGAGTACATTACAGCGTCATACTCGACACCACATCATTTGTGACGGCATCGATTGATGAAGTTTTGGTCACATTTGTGGAAACTACTCTCATCGTTATGTTGGTAATACTGATATTCCTCCAGAGTTGGCGAGCTGTTATCATTCCGATGATTGCAATCCCTGTGTCACTGATTGCTACATTCGCAGTCATGAAACTGCTCGGATTCTCTCTTAACACGCTTACGCTTTTTGGCCTCGTACTCGCCATAGCAATCGTTGTCGACGACGCTATTGTCGTGGTTGAAGACTGCGCGCGACTTGTCCAAGAAGGAAAACTTACTCCCCGCCAAAGCGCAGAAAAAGCCATGGTTGAATTACAAGGGCCGGTAGTTGGTGAAGTCCTTGTGCTATTGTCTGTTTTCATCCCGACTGCATTCATCAGCGGAATCACAGGGGAATTATACAAGCAATTCGCACTTACAATCGCAACTTCTGTCGCTTTCTCAGGATTCAATGCTCTCACGTTTACCCCTGCGATGTGCGCACTCTTTCTCAGAAAAAAAGAAGATCCGAACCCTCACTTTTTTCTTTACAAATGGTTTAACAAGGGATATGGTATTGTAATAAAGGGCTACACCAATCAGATCGGAAAATTACTTCACCATCCGATTGTAGCCATAGGCATATACTTTGTCATCTGTGCAATCGCATTCTGGGGATTCATCAAACTACCGTCAAGCTACATCCCACAAGAAGATATGGGATATTTCATGACTTCCATACAACTGCCGACAGGAGCATCTCTTGACCGTACTGACAAGATTGTGACCGAGCTGTCTGATAAAATCAAAAATATCGAAGAAGTAAAAGATGTAATTTCTATCTCAGGTCAATCCATGATGGGCGGTGGCTCGGGAGGCAACATGGGCTCTCTTTTTGTTGTGCTCAAACCGTGGAATGAACGACGCGGGAAATCACACGACGTTGATGCCGTAATCGCAAAAGTCAATGAAATAGCCTCCACCTATCAGGAGCCAATCGTATTTTCAATCAACCCTCCGGCAATTCCGGGACTCGGCATGACATCGGGTATGGAAATGCAGATTCTCGACATCAACAACCTCGGTGCACAAGCCCTGCAGCAGACAATCCAGTCAATGAAGGATGCAGCGGATAAAGACAACCGTCTTGCACAACTCACTACTCAGTTTCAGGCCGGAGTACCACAATATCGAATTAATGTCGACCGTGACAAAGCAAAACTTATGGGATTAACCATCGAAAATATTTATAGCACACTCGCTGAATTCATGGGTGGAAGCTATGTTAATGACTTCGTTGAATTCGGACGAACCTATCAGGTCAACATGAGCGGTGACAGTGACGCGAGAAGCACAGTCGAAAAGATTCCGAATCTGACTGTCAGAAATACCGACGGACAGATGGTTCCATTCTCTTCTTTTGCATCTATCGAGCCGACGATGGGACAATCAACGATCAGCCGATATAATATGTACACCTCAGCCTCCATCACAGGCACACCCGCCTCACACGTATCAAGCGAAGATGCAATCAAGGCGATGGAAGAAATATTGAAAGACACTGTAGGCGACCGCTTTGCATACGCATGGACAGGCGAAGCCTATCAGGAGACCCAATCCGGAACGACAATCTCATTTGTACTGCTCTTTGCAATAGTAATTACAATTCTCGTCCTTGCCGCTCAGTATGAAAGCTGGACCGATCCTCTCGCCGTAGTGATTTCAATGCCTACTGCAATACTTGGAACTGTAATCGGATGTCTGTTCCTGTCACAATCTATTTCGATTTACACACAAATCGGCATCATCCTTCTCCTTGGACTCTCGGCAAAAAATGCAATTCTTATTGTAGAATATGCACGTGATTTCCATAAAGGAGGACAAGATGTAAGACAGGCGGCACTTGACGCAGGAAGGATTCGTTTCCGTCCGATCATGATGACAGCATTCGCATTCGTGTTCGGTGTACTTCCGATGCTGTTTGCTACAGGAGCAGGCGCTCAATCGCGAATCGCACTTGGAACGGCTGTCGTTTTTGGCATGGCGGTCAACGCTATAGTCGGCACTCTTTTTGTCCCGGGATTCTGGGAGTTGCTTGAAAATTTCCGTGAGAAACATCTTGCAAAAATATTCGCCGGCTCTACCCAGTCCTCTGCCACCAATGCGACCATATCTGCAAAGCCAGACAAACATGATTGA
- a CDS encoding TetR/AcrR family transcriptional regulator, giving the protein MASKTRERLLDVARQLFASNGVEKTTMNDIATASDKGRRTIYTYFKNKKEIYDAVIERESEAIVMKLKAVVMSDLEPAEKFERFLEARFDIVEETIKASATSQIISYLTLDYKRLERIRTLAVAKEQLLISRMIDEGIGKGVFDPVQARLLPEVYQMIFQGVDYCHLSGNFSQFNFTVSDIRESTIKFLINTIIKKNHQYS; this is encoded by the coding sequence ATGGCGTCAAAGACACGCGAAAGACTCTTGGACGTTGCGCGTCAGCTCTTTGCCAGCAATGGCGTTGAGAAGACCACAATGAACGACATTGCCACCGCTTCTGACAAGGGGCGGCGTACCATCTACACGTATTTTAAAAACAAGAAGGAGATTTATGATGCCGTTATTGAACGCGAAAGCGAAGCTATTGTCATGAAGCTCAAAGCCGTAGTCATGTCAGACCTTGAGCCGGCTGAAAAATTCGAACGTTTTCTTGAAGCACGCTTCGATATTGTCGAAGAAACCATCAAGGCATCGGCGACAAGCCAGATTATCTCATATCTCACTCTTGACTATAAGCGTCTGGAGCGCATAAGGACACTTGCTGTCGCTAAGGAACAACTCCTGATTTCAAGGATGATTGACGAAGGAATCGGGAAAGGTGTCTTCGACCCGGTACAGGCACGATTACTCCCGGAAGTGTATCAGATGATATTCCAAGGGGTCGATTATTGCCATCTTAGCGGTAATTTCTCGCAATTTAATTTTACGGTATCCGACATTCGGGAATCTACCATAAAATTTCTCATCAATACTATAATCAAAAAGAACCATCAATATAGTTAA
- a CDS encoding single-stranded DNA-binding protein encodes MSVNKVILIGNVGNDPEIRYIETRPIASFRLATNERERTRPDGTKIPERTEWHSIIMWDSAAEFAEKYIRRGSRLYIEGKIRYRIWEDRNAIKRNVTEIYVDNFELLGGK; translated from the coding sequence GTGAGTGTCAACAAAGTCATACTAATCGGGAATGTCGGGAATGACCCGGAGATACGTTATATTGAAACACGCCCAATAGCAAGTTTCAGATTAGCGACAAACGAGAGGGAAAGGACACGGCCTGACGGCACAAAAATCCCCGAACGGACAGAATGGCATTCTATAATAATGTGGGATTCGGCGGCAGAATTTGCGGAAAAATACATACGTAGAGGCTCACGTCTATACATAGAAGGAAAAATACGTTATCGAATATGGGAAGACCGTAACGCTATAAAACGTAATGTTACAGAAATATATGTCGATAATTTTGAACTATTGGGCGGTAAATGA
- a CDS encoding efflux transporter outer membrane subunit codes for MLDSLISTGIDNNFNVLTAIHRIDMAKAQMKSAQAGYYPTIGLSAGYTKARSAGAIGGEHVHSSSSSYFNLGANVSWEIDVFGKVTAAVKNKKALYQASRADYVATMISLSAEIATYYFNLRTFQRQLYVTKEHLSSQDRVVDIAKARFEAGLVSKLDVAQALTVYYSTEASIPQLETSIRQAINAIAILIGVYPEDISLQLEKGGQMPEYRQLVPMGVPANLLRRRPDIVAAEYELAAYAAELGIAKKDFLPTLSINGSVGVSSHKAGDLFNDNSFEYSIAPTLSWTLFDGFARKYAVSEAKEQMKIGIENYNLTVMTAVQEVDNAMIAYTSSLKAIDSYTKVINQCDESFHLSVDAYKEGLTSFTNVVDAQINSLTYANSLISAKGDALVNLVDLYKALGGSPNE; via the coding sequence ATGCTTGACTCTCTGATTTCAACGGGGATTGACAACAACTTCAATGTGCTGACAGCCATCCACAGAATAGATATGGCAAAAGCGCAGATGAAAAGCGCGCAAGCCGGGTATTATCCAACTATAGGTCTCAGCGCAGGTTACACAAAGGCCCGCAGTGCAGGAGCAATCGGTGGAGAACATGTGCACTCCTCAAGCTCAAGTTATTTCAATCTCGGAGCAAACGTCAGCTGGGAAATAGATGTATTCGGCAAAGTCACTGCGGCAGTAAAAAACAAGAAAGCTCTCTATCAAGCAAGCCGGGCCGACTATGTTGCCACCATGATAAGTCTCTCTGCTGAAATCGCAACATATTATTTCAATCTGCGGACATTCCAGCGCCAGCTATACGTCACAAAAGAGCATCTTTCATCCCAAGACCGTGTGGTCGATATCGCAAAAGCCAGATTTGAAGCAGGGCTTGTATCAAAACTTGATGTCGCACAGGCATTGACAGTCTATTATTCCACAGAAGCTTCTATCCCGCAGCTTGAGACATCAATCAGACAAGCCATTAATGCCATCGCAATACTCATCGGAGTATATCCGGAAGATATTTCACTTCAACTTGAAAAAGGGGGACAGATGCCTGAATACAGACAACTTGTTCCGATGGGGGTACCGGCAAATCTGCTCCGAAGACGACCAGATATAGTTGCGGCTGAATACGAATTAGCAGCATATGCCGCAGAATTAGGGATTGCAAAGAAGGATTTTCTGCCTACATTATCAATAAATGGTTCTGTCGGAGTGTCATCTCATAAGGCCGGAGATCTTTTTAATGACAATAGCTTTGAATATAGCATAGCTCCTACTCTTTCATGGACTCTTTTTGACGGATTCGCAAGAAAATATGCTGTTTCCGAAGCAAAGGAACAGATGAAGATTGGCATTGAGAACTATAATCTGACTGTAATGACGGCAGTCCAAGAAGTCGACAATGCAATGATTGCCTATACATCGTCACTCAAAGCGATTGATAGTTACACTAAAGTCATCAATCAATGCGATGAATCATTCCATTTGTCAGTTGATGCCTACAAAGAAGGGCTTACCTCTTTCACAAATGTAGTCGATGCTCAGATTAACAGTCTCACTTATGCCAATTCTCTGATTTCAGCCAAAGGTGATGCTCTTGTCAATCTTGTTGACCTGTATAAAGCATTGGGAGGATCGCCTAACGAATGA
- the proS gene encoding proline--tRNA ligase, protein MAKELKDLTKRSEDYSKWYNELVVKADLAEQSAVRGCMVIKPYGYAIWEKMQQTLDKMFKETGVQNAYFPLLIPKSFLCREAEHVEGFAKECAVVTHYRLKNDPNGNGVVVDPDARLEEELIVRPTSETIIWGTYKNWIHSYRDLPVLCNQWANVMRWEMRTRMFLRTAEFLWQEGHCAHATAEESEARTVQMINLYADFAEKYMAMPVIKGVKSANERFAGALNTYTIEAMMQDGKALQSGTSHNLGQNFAKAFDVTFVNKDNKPEYVWANSWGVSTRLMGALIMTHSDDNGLVLPPHLAPIQVVIIPIYKNSEQLAEISAKVEPIINELRALGISVKYDDSENKRPGFKFADYELKGVPVRLAIGARDIENGTVEVMRRDTLEKHVAPLDGIANYVAKLLEEIQDNIFQKALKHRESMTRTVDTYEEFKKEIEKGGFILAHWDGTTETEEKIKDETKATIRCIPLDGDETPGVCMVTGKPSARRVIFARNY, encoded by the coding sequence ATGGCAAAGGAACTAAAAGATCTCACCAAACGCAGTGAAGATTATTCAAAATGGTACAACGAACTTGTAGTAAAGGCTGACCTTGCCGAGCAGAGCGCTGTGCGTGGCTGTATGGTCATCAAACCATATGGTTATGCCATATGGGAAAAAATGCAGCAAACGCTCGACAAAATGTTCAAGGAAACAGGGGTGCAGAACGCTTATTTCCCCCTTCTCATTCCCAAATCGTTTCTTTGTCGTGAGGCCGAACATGTCGAAGGCTTTGCCAAAGAATGTGCCGTTGTGACACACTACCGTCTTAAGAATGACCCAAACGGCAACGGTGTGGTTGTCGATCCTGACGCACGTCTTGAAGAGGAATTGATTGTCCGTCCGACATCTGAAACAATTATATGGGGCACTTATAAGAACTGGATTCACAGTTACCGTGATCTCCCCGTTCTTTGCAACCAGTGGGCAAACGTAATGCGCTGGGAGATGCGCACACGTATGTTCCTCCGCACAGCAGAATTCCTTTGGCAGGAAGGCCACTGTGCACACGCCACAGCCGAAGAGTCAGAAGCACGCACCGTGCAGATGATAAACCTATATGCAGATTTTGCTGAAAAATATATGGCAATGCCTGTAATAAAGGGCGTGAAGTCTGCTAACGAACGTTTTGCAGGTGCTCTCAACACATACACCATCGAGGCTATGATGCAGGATGGAAAAGCGCTTCAGTCCGGCACATCCCATAACCTCGGCCAAAATTTCGCAAAGGCATTCGACGTTACTTTCGTCAACAAAGACAACAAGCCGGAATATGTATGGGCCAACTCATGGGGTGTGTCAACCCGTCTGATGGGAGCTCTCATCATGACCCACTCTGATGACAACGGTCTCGTACTTCCGCCACATCTCGCTCCCATTCAGGTAGTGATCATACCCATCTATAAGAATAGCGAGCAACTTGCTGAAATCTCGGCTAAAGTCGAGCCTATCATCAATGAACTCCGTGCGCTCGGTATCAGCGTGAAATACGACGATTCCGAAAACAAACGTCCAGGCTTCAAATTTGCCGATTACGAACTTAAAGGTGTTCCCGTACGTCTTGCCATCGGAGCTCGTGACATCGAAAACGGGACAGTGGAAGTCATGCGTCGCGACACACTTGAAAAACACGTCGCTCCGCTTGACGGTATCGCCAATTATGTGGCCAAACTTCTCGAAGAGATACAGGACAACATCTTCCAAAAGGCACTCAAGCATCGCGAATCGATGACGCGCACTGTCGATACCTACGAAGAATTCAAAAAAGAAATCGAAAAGGGAGGTTTCATCCTTGCGCATTGGGACGGAACAACAGAAACCGAGGAAAAAATCAAGGATGAAACAAAGGCTACAATCCGTTGCATTCCTCTTGACGGAGACGAGACTCCCGGAGTATGTATGGTGACTGGCAAGCCTTCTGCGCGCAGAGTCATATTTGCCCGTAACTACTAA